The following proteins are co-located in the Amphiprion ocellaris isolate individual 3 ecotype Okinawa chromosome 7, ASM2253959v1, whole genome shotgun sequence genome:
- the LOC111563678 gene encoding serine/threonine-protein kinase DCLK1-like isoform X5 — protein MAISWLHLCSTSVEKSVIAVMELEHFDERDKAQRYTRRGSRGNGLPSPTHSAHCSLYRTRTLQALSSEKKAKKIRFYRNGDRYFKGIVYAISQERFRSIEALLADLTRSLSDNVNLPQGVRTIYTIDGTTRITSMDQLVEGESYVCASIEPYKMLDYTKNVNPNWSVGARTAVSVRDPSSLGSAKAGSPETRENKDFIRPKLVTIVRSGVKPRKAVRVLLNKKTAHSFEQVMTDITDAIKLDSGVVKRLYTVDGKPVTCLQDFFGDDDIFFACGPEKFRYQDDFNLDESECRVAKSASYGRLPSGHSLSSPRGGGMSRRSKSPSSTGSANGTAGSQLSTPRSGKSPSPSPTSPASLRRRQGSQHSGSSLSLASTKVCSSMDEGDGPGIEAEPMDDCSTVPPSIAERYKVGRTLGDGNFAVVRECVERSTGREYALKIISKDKCRGKEHMIQSEVSILRRVKHPNIVLLIEEMDTHNELYLVMELVKGGDLFDAITSSNKYTERDASCMLFNLASAIKYLHSLNIVHRDIKPENLLVYEHNDGSKSLKLGDFGLATVVNGPLYTVCGTPTYVAPEIVAETGYGLKVDIWAAGVITYILLCGFPPFRGSGEDQEALFEQILKGQLHFPAPFWDNVSEMAKALITGMLQVEADQRYTAVKVLDHPWVNDDGVSENKHQLPVAGKIKKHFNTNPKLNSTTAGVSVITNRPD, from the exons ATGGCAATTAGCTGGCTACATCTTTGTTCAACATCGGTGGAAAAG AGTGTAATAGCAGTCATGGAGCTGGAGCACTTTGATGAACGGGACAAGGCACAGAGATACACCCGAAGGGGCTCAAGGGGGAATGGGCTCCCCAGTCCCACTCATAGCGCTCACTGCAGCCTGTACAGAACCAGGACACTCCAAGCACTGAGCTCAGAAAAGAAGGCCAAGAAGATTCGTTTCTACCGCAATGGGGACCGTTACTTCAAAGGGATTGTGTATGCCATTTCTCAGGAGAGATTTAGGTCCATTGAAGCACTCCTGGCTGACCTCACAAGATCTCTGTCAGACAATGTCAACTTGCCCCAAGGGGTGCGGACCATATATACTATTGATGGGACGACAAGAATTACTAGCATGGACCAGCTGGTGGAAG GAGAGAGCTATGTTTGTGCATCCATAGAACCCTACAAGATGCTGGACTACACAAAGAATGTAAATCCCAACTGGTCAGTTGGTGCTCGGACTGCTGTGTCTGTCCGTGATCCTTCTTCCCTTGGCAGTGCTAAGGCTGGATCCCCAGAAACCAGGGAGAACAAGGACTTCATTAGGCCCAAATTGGTGACAATTGTCCGCAGTGGAGTTAAGCCTCGCAAGGCCGTACGGGTCTTGCTCAACAAGAAGACCGCACACTCCTTTGAGCAAGTCATGACTGACATCACAGATGCCATTAAGCTGGACTCTGGAGTCGTCAAAAGACTATATACTGTTGACGGCAAACCG GTCACCTGCCTTCAGGACTTTTTTGGGGACGatgatatattttttgcttGTGGCCCTGAAAAGTTCCGATATCAAGATGACTTCAACTTGGATGAAAGTG AGTGCAGAGTGGCAAAGTCTGCATCATATGGTCGGCTCCCTTCAGGGCACAGTCTTTCATCCCCAAGGGGTGGCGGTATGTCCCGCAGGAGCAAATCTCCCTCATCTACTGGTTCAG CTAATGGCACTGCAGGCAGTCAGCTGTCCACACCTCGTTCTGGAAAGTCTCCAAGCCCCTCTCCAACCAGTCCAGCTAGCCTCCGAAGACGACAG GGATCTCAGCACAGTGGGTCTTCACTCTCGTTAGCCTCTACCAAGGTATGCAGCTCAATGGATGAAGGAGATGGGCCTGGCATTGAGG CTGAGCCAATGGATGACTGCTCCACAGTTCCTCCCTCTATAGCAGAAAGGTACAAAGTAGGGAGGACTTTAGGGGATGGAAACTTTGCTGTGGTTCGAGAGTGTGTGGAGAGATCCACTGGAAGAGAGTATGCTCTCAAGATCATCAGCAAAGACAAATGCAGGGGAAAG GAGCACATGATACAGAGTGAAGTATCCATCCTTCGGCGTGTGAAGCATCCCAACATCGTACTTTTAATTGAGGAAATGGACACTCACAATGAGCtttatcttgtaatggagttgGTTAAG GGGGGTGATCTCTTTGATGCCATTACCTCATCCAACAAATACACAGAGCGAGATGCCAGCTGTATGCTGTTCAATCTGGCAAGTGCTATCAAGTACCTGCACAGTCTCAATATTGTCCATAGAGACATAAAACCAGAAAATCTGTTG GTGTATGAGCACAACGATGGCAGTAAATCTCTGAAGCTAGGCGACTTTGGCTTGGCTACCGTCGTCAATGGACCCCTCTACACCGTGTGTGGGACACCCACTTATGTAGCACCAGAGATTGTTGCTGAAACGGG ATATGGTCTCAAGGTGGACATTTGGGCTGCTGGGGTCATCACTTACATTCTGCTATGTGGCTTCCCTCCCTTCCGTGG CAGTGGTGAAGACCAGGAGGCCCTCTTTGAACAGATTTTAAAGGGACAGCTTCATTTCCCTGCACCATTCTGGGACAATGTTTCTGAGATGGCCAAG GCTCTGATCACTGGAATGCTGCAGGTAGAGGCGGATCAAAGATACACAGCTGTAAAGGTGCTTGATCACCCCTGGGTCAAT GATGATGGTGTGTCAGAGAATAAGCACCAGCTGCCTGTGGCTGGTAAAATCAAGAAGCACTTCAACACCAATCCTAAGCTCAACAGCACTACAGCAGGAGTGTCAGTGATTACA